Proteins from one Streptomyces sp. NBC_00289 genomic window:
- a CDS encoding DUF4331 domain-containing protein — protein sequence MTPTFLSGAGRRSFATLVCGALAAGGLAAAGVATLEPGAASASSHREAPLISGQPQYDNTDVYAFVSPDHPDSTTIIANWIPFEDPAGGPNFFTFADDAQYDLHIDNNGDAQGDLLFRYTFKTQTKNKKTFLYNTGAVTSLDDPDLNVTQTYDVDLIKLHNQKVMSQTKIADDVPVAPSNVGKASMPDYSKLRKQAVHKLTSGAQTFAGQADDPFFLDLRVFDLLYGGNLSEVGRDTLKGYNVNSIALQVPTDMIAESSHQPVVGIWSTTQRRNAQGYYSQVSRLGNPLVNEVVNPIGDKDKFNASAPWDDAQFLKNVTNPELPKLIEGIYKIKAPAEPRNDLVDVFLKGVKGLNQPPEVRPSEELRLNTSIEPTAKPKRLGVLDGDNAGFPNGRRLTDDVIDASLQVVEGELVGSKNDLGDAVDKNDKKFGHSFPYLANPTAGSRGKLAKGTSGGNDVRNQLGDALQPAGVSGSSDTPLIAASAGAGAVGILLIGGGLMWWRRMRGRAY from the coding sequence ATGACACCTACTTTCTTGAGCGGTGCGGGACGCAGGAGTTTCGCGACCCTCGTATGTGGTGCGCTGGCCGCCGGGGGGCTCGCAGCCGCCGGCGTGGCCACACTGGAACCGGGGGCGGCCTCCGCCTCCAGTCACCGGGAGGCCCCGCTGATCTCGGGGCAGCCCCAGTACGACAACACCGACGTGTACGCGTTCGTCAGCCCGGACCACCCGGACTCGACGACCATCATCGCGAACTGGATCCCGTTCGAGGACCCGGCCGGCGGCCCGAACTTCTTCACGTTCGCCGACGACGCGCAGTACGACCTCCACATCGACAACAACGGTGACGCGCAGGGCGATCTGCTCTTCCGCTACACCTTCAAGACCCAAACGAAGAACAAGAAGACGTTCCTCTACAACACGGGCGCCGTCACCAGCCTGGACGACCCCGACCTCAACGTCACGCAGACCTACGACGTCGACCTGATCAAGCTGCACAACCAGAAGGTCATGTCGCAGACCAAGATCGCCGACGACGTGCCGGTCGCCCCGTCGAACGTCGGCAAGGCGTCGATGCCGGACTACAGCAAACTGCGCAAGCAGGCTGTCCACAAGCTCACCAGCGGCGCCCAGACCTTCGCCGGCCAGGCCGACGACCCGTTCTTCCTGGACCTGCGCGTCTTCGACCTGCTCTACGGCGGGAACCTGAGCGAGGTCGGCCGGGACACGCTCAAGGGCTACAACGTCAACTCGATAGCCCTGCAGGTCCCGACGGACATGATCGCCGAGTCGTCGCACCAGCCGGTCGTCGGCATCTGGTCGACCACCCAGCGCCGTAACGCGCAGGGGTACTACTCGCAGGTCTCGCGCCTCGGCAACCCGCTGGTCAACGAGGTGGTCAACCCCATCGGGGACAAGGACAAGTTCAACGCGTCCGCGCCGTGGGACGACGCCCAGTTCCTGAAGAACGTCACCAACCCCGAGCTGCCGAAGCTCATCGAGGGCATCTACAAGATCAAGGCGCCCGCCGAGCCGCGCAACGACCTGGTCGACGTGTTCCTGAAGGGCGTCAAGGGCCTCAACCAGCCGCCGGAGGTCCGCCCGTCCGAGGAACTGCGCCTCAACACCTCGATCGAGCCGACCGCCAAGCCGAAGCGGCTGGGCGTCCTCGACGGCGACAACGCGGGCTTCCCGAACGGCCGTCGGCTCACCGACGACGTGATCGACGCCTCGCTCCAGGTGGTCGAGGGTGAGCTCGTGGGCTCCAAGAACGACCTGGGCGACGCGGTGGACAAGAACGACAAGAAGTTCGGTCACTCCTTCCCGTACCTCGCCAACCCGACCGCGGGTTCCCGCGGCAAGCTCGCCAAGGGCACCAGCGGTGGCAACGACGTCCGCAACCAGCTGGGCGACGCGCTCCAGCCGGCCGGCGTCTCCGGCAGCTCCGACACCCCGCTGATCGCCGCCTCCGCGGGCGCCGGCGCGGTCGGCATCCTGCTGATCGGCGGTGGCCTGATGTGGTGGCGCCGGATGCGCGGACGGGCGTACTGA
- a CDS encoding sigma-70 family RNA polymerase sigma factor: protein MEADELLVLVAGGDQKAFEELYGLVSGPVFGLVRRVVRDPAQSEEVAQEVLLELWRSAARFDPGRGSALSWVLTLAHRRAVDRVRSARAAGEREQREARRSHHPAFDQVTEEVEAGLEREWVRRCLDRLTALQRQSVTLAYYDGYTYREVAERLSLPLGTVKTRMRDGLTRLRECLGGVA, encoded by the coding sequence GTGGAGGCGGACGAGCTGCTGGTGCTCGTGGCTGGTGGTGACCAGAAGGCGTTCGAGGAGCTGTACGGACTCGTGTCCGGGCCGGTGTTCGGCCTCGTGCGGCGCGTGGTGCGCGACCCGGCCCAGTCGGAGGAGGTGGCTCAGGAAGTGCTGCTCGAACTCTGGCGCTCCGCCGCGCGGTTCGACCCCGGACGAGGCAGCGCGTTGTCCTGGGTCCTCACGCTCGCCCACCGTCGGGCGGTCGACCGGGTGCGCAGTGCCCGCGCGGCCGGCGAGCGCGAGCAGCGCGAGGCCCGGCGGTCGCACCATCCCGCCTTCGACCAGGTCACCGAAGAGGTCGAGGCCGGCCTCGAACGCGAGTGGGTACGCCGCTGCCTGGACCGGCTCACCGCCCTCCAGCGCCAGTCGGTCACCCTCGCCTACTACGACGGCTACACCTACCGTGAAGTGGCCGAGCGGCTCTCTCTGCCGCTGGGCACGGTCAAGACCCGTATGCGCGACGGACTCACCCGGCTGCGCGAGTGCCTGGGAGGTGTCGCATGA
- a CDS encoding ABC transporter permease — translation MNTLAYDGSAMLGRQLRRMRNNPGLLILTQSMPVSMLLFFGYVFGSALAMPGAEYRSFLVPGLLVATAAGGIMTGMFQAAQDTHRGVTDRFRTLPMSRAAVPLGQAAADLVVTAAGTVSFLLVGLAVGWRVEGGALDAVGAFGLLLLFRFAATWIGIFLGLLTRSEDAAGQLGGATFLLPLLSNAYIPAEGLPGWLRTAAEWNPISAVTTALRDLFGNAPVPESAAWPVAHPVAGSLAWCAVLLAVFVPLAVRRYALGER, via the coding sequence ATGAACACCCTGGCCTACGACGGCTCGGCGATGCTGGGCCGCCAGTTGCGGCGGATGCGGAACAACCCCGGGCTGCTGATCCTGACCCAGTCCATGCCGGTCAGCATGCTGCTGTTCTTCGGCTACGTCTTCGGCAGCGCGCTGGCGATGCCCGGCGCGGAGTACCGGTCCTTCCTGGTGCCGGGCCTGCTGGTGGCGACCGCCGCCGGCGGGATCATGACCGGGATGTTCCAGGCGGCCCAGGACACGCACCGGGGCGTGACGGACCGCTTCCGCACGCTGCCGATGAGCCGGGCGGCCGTGCCGCTCGGACAGGCGGCCGCGGATCTGGTCGTCACGGCGGCCGGAACGGTGTCGTTCCTACTGGTCGGCCTCGCGGTGGGCTGGCGGGTGGAGGGCGGCGCGCTCGATGCGGTGGGCGCCTTCGGACTGCTGCTGCTGTTCCGGTTCGCGGCCACCTGGATCGGGATCTTCCTGGGCCTGCTCACCCGCAGCGAGGACGCCGCGGGCCAGCTGGGTGGCGCGACCTTCCTGCTGCCGCTGCTGTCCAACGCCTACATCCCCGCCGAGGGGCTGCCCGGCTGGCTGCGCACGGCCGCCGAGTGGAACCCGATCAGCGCGGTGACGACGGCCCTGCGGGACCTCTTCGGGAACGCTCCGGTGCCGGAGTCAGCCGCCTGGCCGGTGGCGCATCCCGTCGCCGGGTCGCTGGCCTGGTGCGCGGTACTGCTCGCGGTGTTCGTGCCGCTCGCCGTCCGGCGGTACGCGCTGGGCGAGCGGTAA
- a CDS encoding anti-sigma factor domain-containing protein yields MSLRDRLFRREDIHSLAAPYALDALESAERVRFEKHLKNCDRCGAEVRALSEDAVRLAWSTAAPAPAAMRDRVLAAVRATPQESPSPHAARARTPQLPPHVWGTQPPPARARASQRRPLFVPFATATAAAALVVASLFAVQADRTQDELDAQQAQSREIAHVLAAPDARADTGQDAGGRNIGVIASASEGRAVVTLSGYGAPPSGRVRQLWLMRPGAQPRSLGLFEDDTPLVASGLTKSATSLAVTVEPDGGSAQPTTQPVVQLALKSVGFGE; encoded by the coding sequence ATGAGTCTGCGCGACCGCCTGTTCCGCCGCGAGGACATCCACTCCCTCGCCGCCCCGTACGCCCTCGACGCCCTGGAGTCCGCGGAGCGCGTCCGGTTCGAGAAACATCTCAAGAACTGCGACCGGTGCGGTGCCGAGGTGCGGGCCCTGTCCGAGGACGCCGTCCGGCTCGCCTGGTCGACCGCGGCGCCCGCGCCGGCCGCGATGCGCGACCGGGTGCTGGCCGCCGTACGCGCGACCCCGCAGGAGTCGCCCTCGCCGCACGCGGCACGGGCGCGGACACCGCAACTGCCGCCCCATGTCTGGGGCACGCAGCCGCCGCCGGCGCGCGCCCGGGCGTCCCAAAGGCGCCCCCTGTTCGTGCCGTTCGCCACCGCGACGGCCGCCGCGGCGCTCGTGGTCGCCTCGCTCTTCGCCGTCCAGGCCGACCGGACCCAGGACGAGCTGGACGCCCAGCAGGCCCAGTCCCGTGAGATAGCCCACGTCCTCGCGGCTCCCGACGCGCGGGCGGACACCGGCCAGGACGCCGGGGGCCGGAACATCGGGGTGATCGCCTCCGCATCGGAGGGGCGCGCGGTTGTCACCCTGAGCGGGTACGGCGCCCCACCGAGCGGACGGGTGCGCCAACTGTGGCTCATGCGCCCCGGCGCGCAACCACGCTCCCTGGGCCTCTTCGAGGACGACACGCCCCTCGTCGCGTCGGGTCTCACGAAGTCCGCGACGTCACTCGCTGTGACGGTCGAGCCCGACGGGGGATCAGCACAGCCCACTACGCAGCCGGTTGTCCAACTCGCCCTGAAATCGGTTGGATTCGGAGAGTAA